The DNA segment ACGAACCGCAGGGCGTGCCGGACATGTACAAGCGGTACATCACCAACCAGATCCGCAAGACGTTTGATTTGCGGGTCCCCATCCGCCTGCTCTTCCGCGAGCGGCCAGGCAAGGCCAAGCGCGAGGCGCGCAAGAAGCCGCACCTGGCCGGCAAGGGTGGCAAGGGCGGGAAGCGGGCAGGGCGCGACTGACCGCGCTCGCGCGTTGACACTCCCAGCGGGCGCTCTTTACAGTGCGCCGCTTTCCCAGAGCGAAGAGCACCGTCGAGCCGGAGAGAGGTCCCCTCATCGTGGCCCAGCAGAAGACCGAGAAGATTCGCCAGCAGGAGCTTCGTCAGCCGGACGCCTTCCAGAAGGCGGGAGCGGACGCGCGGGACTGGCTGATGCAGCGCCAGAAGTTCCTCGCCATCGGCGCGGGCGTGCTCGTGCTGGGCGCGGTGGGCGTGGCCATCGCCAGTGAGGTCTCCAAGCGCGGCGAGGAGACTGCCTCCATGGCCCTGGGCCAGGCGCTCACCGTCCTGGACCGCCCCGTGACGGGCGTGGACCCGGCGGACCCGTCCGCCACGGAGCCCCCGTTCCCCACGGAGGGGGCCCGCGACGAGGAGGTCGTGAAGCAGCTGGCCGCCTTCCGCAAGGAGCACGGCGGCACCCGCTCGGCGACGACGGCCGCCCTGCCGCAGGCCAAGGCCGAGTTCCGGCTGGGCAAGAACGACGACGCCCTGGCGTCCCTGGACGTCTTCCTCAAGGGCGCCCCGGAGAACGACGCCCTGCGCGCGAGCGCCCTGGAAGGCCAGGGCTACGCCTACGAGGCCAAGGGTGACTACGCCCAGGCCATCACCTCCTTCGAGGCGATGGAGAAGGCGGACACCGGCGAGTACCTGATCGGCATGGGCGCGTACCACAAGGCGCGCATGCTGATTCTCCAGGGCAAGAAGGACGACGCCGCCCAGGTGCTGTCGAAGATTCCGACGGACCACCCGAACAGCGCCGCGGCCCGTCAGGCCACCGAGCGCATGGCGGTGCTGGCCGCGGAGGGCGTGAAGGTGCCCACGCCGGCACCTCCCGCCGCGCCGGCCACGGACTCGGGGCAGCCGTAGCGCGCTCATGACCATGCGGCTTGCTCGGTGGAAGCGGTGGGTGGGAATGGTGGCCGGGGTAGGGCTCCTGGCCGGGTGCGCGACGGCGCCGCTGTACGGCAACCCGGAGCTGCCCGCGGCGCCCCGTCAGCCGCCGGTGGATTTCTTCCAGGTGAACTGGTGGACGGGGCTCGTCGACAAGGTCCCGCTGCTGGAGTACTCGCCGCGCGAGCCCGCCTCTCCGGTGTACGACCCGGAGAGCCGGAACGTCATCGTGCAGACGCGTGACGGTTATGTCCGCGCGGTGGGGCCGGACGCGAAGGTGTCCTGGACCTTCCGCACGGGGGCCCGGGCGCTCGCGGGCGGCCTGGTCAGCGAGGGCGTCGTCTACCTGCCGGGCGGGGATGGCGTGCTGTACGCGCTGGACGGACGCACCGGCGCGGTGAAGTGGAAGTACGCCACCAGCGAGTCCCTGGCCACGGTGCCGGTGCTCGCGGACGGCCTGGTGCTGGTGGCCACGGACACCGACACGGTGTTCGCGGTGAAGGCCACGGACGGCACCTGGGTGTGGCAGTACCGGCGCGACCCGCCGTCCGGCTTCACCATCCGGGGCGCCTCCGCGCCGAAGGTGGACCAGGACACCGCGTACGTCGGCTTCTCCGACGGCTTCCTCGTCGCCCTCAAGGTGGAGGACGGCGGCGTCGTCTGGGAGAAGTCCCTGTCGGGCGCGGGCACGGAGTTCCTGGACGTGGACACCACGCCCGCCATCGACTCGGCGGGGCGGCTGTATGTGGCCTCGTACAAGAACGGCCTGTACGCCCTGGAGGCGGATACCGGCGCCGTCATCTGGAACGCCAGCGTGGGTGGCCTGACGTCGCTCCTGTCGCGCGGCGAGGTGGTGTTCGCCACTGGCGACGGCCGCCTGGACGCCTACCTGGGGGAGACGGGGAAGCTCATCTGGTCGCTCCCCCTCAAGGACAAGACGGCGTTCGCTCCCGTGTTGGCGCGGGGAATGCTCCTGGTGCCCAACGAGCGTGCGCTGCTGTTCGTGGATCCGACGACGGGCAAGTCGCGCCTGGCGTGGAACCCGGGCGTGGGCATCTCCGCGCCGCCGTTCGTGGTGGGCTCGCGGGTGTACGTGCTGTCCAACAACGCGTACCTGTACGCGCTGGACATGAACGACGTGAAGAAGGGGCCGCGCTGGTGACGCGCGCCGTGCCCCGGACGGTGCGGGTGGTGGCCGCGCTGATTCCCCGGCCCGGTCCGGAAGACGGCGGGCCGCGGTACCTGGTCCAGCAGCGCCTTCCCGGTGGGAGCCGCGCGCTCCTCTGGGAGTTCCCCGGCGGCAAGGTGGAGGCGGGCGAAACGGACGAGGCCGCCCTCGCGCGCGAGTGCCGCGAGGAGCTGGACGTGGAGCTGTCCGTGGGCCGCCGCCTGTGGGAGGGCCGGCACACGTACCCGGACCTCACGGTGGAGCTGGTGCTGCTCGCGGCCACGATTGTGTCCGGTGAGCCGAAGCCGCTGGGCGCGCACCAGCTGGCGTTTCACACGCCCACGGAGATGCAGGCGCTGCCGTTCTGCGAGGCGGACGTGCCGCTCCTGGATGATCTGCTGGCGGGAAGGCTGGGTGCGCTCGATTGATGCTGCTGCACACGTTCCAGCTCATCCCCGGCGTGGGGCCGTGGCGCGAGAAGGACCTGTGGTCCAAGGGCATCCGGACCTGGGATGACTTCCCGGACGGCGGCATCGTCATCAGCCGCAAGGCGGACACGGCGGCCCGCGAGCGCATCGCGGAGGCCCGGGCGGCGCTGGCCCGGCGCGACTTGAAGGACCTGGCCCGCATGGTGCCGCCGCGCGAGCACTGGCGTCTGTTCCCGGAGTTCCAGGACGACGCCGTCTACTTCGACATCGAGACGGACGGCAGCAAGACGCAGGTGCCCACGGTGGTGAGCCTGTTCGACGCCGCGGGGCTGCACGTCTTCATCCAGGGCCGGAACATGGACGCGCTGCCAGAGGCCATGGCGAAGCGGCGGCTGTGGGTGACGTTCAACGGCTCGTGCTTCGACGTGCCGGTGCTGAAGGAGTACTTCGGCGAGAAGAACTTCCCGGTGCCGGAGGCGCACATCGACCTGCGCTTCGTGACGCGGCGGCTGGGGATGGGCGGCGGGCTGAAGGAGATTGAGGACAAGCTGGGCGTGGGACGGCCGCCGCACCTGAAGGGTGTGAATGGCTACGACGCGGTGCTGCTGTGGCGTGCGTACCTGCGGCGCGGCGACGTGGAGGCCCTGCGCTACCTGGTCGAGTACAACCTCTACGACTCGTTCCAGCTCCGGTCGCTGATGGACCTTGCGTACAACAAGGGCGCGGACGACCTGAACCTGGACGTCCCCCGGCTGAAGGTCTTCGAGCGCGGGGACCTGCTGTACGACGTGAGCCGGCTGCTCCTGGAGTTGGGCCCCACCGAGCGCGACGTGGACACGCTCGCGCGCGTGCGGGCCATGGAGCAGGATTCCTGAGCGGCCAGGTCGTGCCTTGGGTTGGCCGGCCGCGGCCCGGCACGCCGTGGGGCATCCCCAGCCGCCGCGTGGCGCTCACCCGGATCACGACCCTGCCGGTGATGGACGCGGAGTGGGCGGGTGACGGCTTCGTGCTGCCTCCCGCGGCCTCGGGCTCGGACGTCGCGGTGGGGCTGGCCGTGGGAATGCGGCGCCTGGCCGTGCTCGGGGCGCGGGAGTCCTGGCCGCCGGAGCGTGCGCTGGAGCTGCCCAGGACCGCGGGGCTCGTGGCGTTGCATCCGTCGCTCGGGTGCGCGGCGGTGCTGGGCCCGGGGCGCATCGAGATGGTGGGCCGGGCGCTGGACGGGAGTCCGGTGGACACGCCCGCGCGGGCCTGGACGCGGAACACGCAGGCCCTGGGGTTCGACATCACCGGCGAGGGCCTGTGGACGAGCGGCGTCCAGGACGGGCGGGCGTCGCTGCGCGTCCTGGATGCCCGAACGTTATCGGACGTAGCGGGGACGGAGGCGGGGCTCGAGCTCGGGGCGCCGACGCTGGGTGAAGACGACCTGGACGGGCTGCACGAATGGATGCCGCATCCGAGCCTGCCGGTGATGGGCGTGGCGGTGAGCCTGGGCCAGGAGGGCACGTGGCTCACGTTCGTGGAGCGCGGCGCCACGGGGCTCGTGCGTGGCGCGGCGGTGGCTTCGGTGGAGGCGCCGTTCTATCCGGCGGGGTTCCTTCCGGACGGCTCGGGCTTCGTTGGCGTGGGCGGCACCTGGGTGCGGCGCTGGACGTACCCGGAGGCCACGCTGGCGGCG comes from the Corallococcus exiguus genome and includes:
- a CDS encoding tetratricopeptide repeat protein, translating into MVAQQKTEKIRQQELRQPDAFQKAGADARDWLMQRQKFLAIGAGVLVLGAVGVAIASEVSKRGEETASMALGQALTVLDRPVTGVDPADPSATEPPFPTEGARDEEVVKQLAAFRKEHGGTRSATTAALPQAKAEFRLGKNDDALASLDVFLKGAPENDALRASALEGQGYAYEAKGDYAQAITSFEAMEKADTGEYLIGMGAYHKARMLILQGKKDDAAQVLSKIPTDHPNSAAARQATERMAVLAAEGVKVPTPAPPAAPATDSGQP
- a CDS encoding outer membrane protein assembly factor BamB family protein — protein: MVAGVGLLAGCATAPLYGNPELPAAPRQPPVDFFQVNWWTGLVDKVPLLEYSPREPASPVYDPESRNVIVQTRDGYVRAVGPDAKVSWTFRTGARALAGGLVSEGVVYLPGGDGVLYALDGRTGAVKWKYATSESLATVPVLADGLVLVATDTDTVFAVKATDGTWVWQYRRDPPSGFTIRGASAPKVDQDTAYVGFSDGFLVALKVEDGGVVWEKSLSGAGTEFLDVDTTPAIDSAGRLYVASYKNGLYALEADTGAVIWNASVGGLTSLLSRGEVVFATGDGRLDAYLGETGKLIWSLPLKDKTAFAPVLARGMLLVPNERALLFVDPTTGKSRLAWNPGVGISAPPFVVGSRVYVLSNNAYLYALDMNDVKKGPRW
- a CDS encoding (deoxy)nucleoside triphosphate pyrophosphohydrolase — its product is MTRAVPRTVRVVAALIPRPGPEDGGPRYLVQQRLPGGSRALLWEFPGGKVEAGETDEAALARECREELDVELSVGRRLWEGRHTYPDLTVELVLLAATIVSGEPKPLGAHQLAFHTPTEMQALPFCEADVPLLDDLLAGRLGALD
- a CDS encoding ribonuclease H-like domain-containing protein, translated to MLLHTFQLIPGVGPWREKDLWSKGIRTWDDFPDGGIVISRKADTAARERIAEARAALARRDLKDLARMVPPREHWRLFPEFQDDAVYFDIETDGSKTQVPTVVSLFDAAGLHVFIQGRNMDALPEAMAKRRLWVTFNGSCFDVPVLKEYFGEKNFPVPEAHIDLRFVTRRLGMGGGLKEIEDKLGVGRPPHLKGVNGYDAVLLWRAYLRRGDVEALRYLVEYNLYDSFQLRSLMDLAYNKGADDLNLDVPRLKVFERGDLLYDVSRLLLELGPTERDVDTLARVRAMEQDS